Proteins from a single region of Corynebacterium casei LMG S-19264:
- a CDS encoding AI-2E family transporter, which produces MTEKENQELVAEEQDGLGQDIKEEDSAVDDKAVVMGKDARAITSLSWRFIVTVAALGVAGVLLKFVWVGLLPVILALLLSSVLAPVAAKLRSWKFPPALAAISTLLGLLFIIVGVFTAMGPVVSRQGSQLWEQAERGVDELLKMIESLPFNIDATQIDQLIKEATSFLQGQMSSIASGVISGASAASSILVTVFVMFIISFFILKDGDNFLPWLRKYTGASIGWHVTELFTRVWKTLSGFIQAQAAVAFVDALFIGLGLWVLQVPLAFVLAVITFFAGFIPIIGAVTAGALAVVIALVSNGITNALLVLALILIVQQVEGNVLQPILQSKAMGLHAAIVLLSVTIGSALAGIVGAFLAVPVAATIAVLFRYHAEMVALRAREITPEDIEIRTGEAGDNPEDSPRARVRKLYEAMSS; this is translated from the coding sequence ATGACGGAAAAAGAAAACCAAGAATTAGTCGCCGAAGAACAAGACGGACTCGGTCAAGACATCAAAGAAGAAGATTCTGCTGTCGATGACAAAGCGGTAGTGATGGGCAAAGATGCCCGCGCTATCACTAGTTTGTCGTGGCGGTTCATCGTCACCGTGGCAGCACTCGGCGTGGCCGGGGTGCTGCTGAAGTTCGTGTGGGTTGGGCTGTTGCCAGTTATCTTGGCGCTGCTGCTCTCCTCGGTGCTCGCGCCGGTCGCGGCGAAGCTGCGCAGCTGGAAGTTCCCGCCGGCACTGGCAGCGATTTCGACACTGCTGGGGCTGCTGTTCATCATTGTCGGCGTGTTCACGGCAATGGGACCGGTGGTCTCCCGTCAGGGTTCGCAGCTTTGGGAGCAAGCCGAACGTGGAGTGGATGAGCTTTTGAAGATGATTGAAAGCTTGCCGTTTAATATCGATGCCACGCAGATTGATCAGCTAATCAAGGAAGCAACCAGTTTTCTGCAGGGCCAGATGTCTTCAATTGCATCGGGTGTTATTTCCGGTGCTTCGGCGGCTTCCTCAATCTTGGTCACCGTCTTCGTGATGTTTATTATCTCTTTCTTCATCTTGAAAGACGGCGATAACTTCCTGCCGTGGCTGCGCAAGTACACCGGTGCTTCCATCGGTTGGCATGTCACCGAGCTGTTCACCCGAGTGTGGAAGACTCTGTCTGGCTTTATCCAGGCGCAGGCAGCCGTGGCATTCGTGGATGCCTTGTTTATTGGCTTGGGTTTGTGGGTGCTGCAAGTACCATTGGCCTTCGTGCTGGCCGTGATCACTTTCTTCGCCGGCTTCATCCCAATCATCGGTGCGGTAACCGCAGGTGCTTTGGCGGTTGTCATTGCGTTGGTGTCCAACGGCATTACCAATGCCTTGCTGGTGCTGGCACTGATTTTGATTGTGCAGCAGGTCGAAGGCAACGTGCTGCAGCCAATCCTGCAGTCCAAGGCCATGGGCCTACACGCAGCAATCGTGTTGCTCTCGGTCACTATTGGTTCTGCGCTCGCCGGCATTGTTGGCGCATTCCTGGCCGTGCCAGTGGCTGCGACCATCGCCGTGCTCTTCCGCTACCACGCTGAAATGGTCGCGCTGCGCGCGAGGGAGATAACACCTGAAGACATAGAAATACGCACCGGCGAGGCGGGTGATAATCCTGAGGATTCACCACGCGCTCGGGTGCGTAAACTCTACGAAGCTATGAGCTCTTAA
- the cysD gene encoding sulfate adenylyltransferase subunit CysD: protein MTNTLSPHLQDLENESIHILREVAGQFDKVGLLFSGGKDSCVVFELARRAFAPQTVPFELVHIDTGHNFPEVIQFRDELVEETGARLHVAKVQDWIDRGDLQERPDGTRNPLQSVPLVETIAERGYDAVLGGARRDEERARAKERIFSVRDSFGGWDPRRQRPELWDLYNGGKLAGENIRVFPISNWTEADIWEYIGARELRLPDIYYSHKRELFNRNGMWLSPGDWGGPKDGETLELKTVRYRTVGDMSCTGAVESTATTPDEILAEISISTLSERGATRADDKLSESAMEDRKKEGYF from the coding sequence ATGACTAATACGCTCTCGCCACACCTGCAGGACTTGGAGAATGAATCCATTCATATCCTGCGCGAAGTGGCTGGCCAGTTCGATAAGGTAGGCCTGCTTTTCTCCGGCGGCAAAGACTCCTGCGTGGTCTTTGAACTCGCGCGCCGGGCATTTGCGCCGCAAACCGTGCCGTTTGAACTCGTGCACATTGATACCGGACACAACTTCCCAGAGGTCATTCAGTTCCGTGATGAGCTGGTGGAAGAAACCGGTGCGCGCCTGCACGTAGCTAAAGTCCAGGATTGGATTGACCGCGGGGATTTGCAGGAGCGCCCTGATGGCACCCGTAATCCGCTGCAGTCGGTACCGCTGGTAGAAACTATTGCTGAGCGAGGCTATGACGCCGTCCTCGGTGGCGCGCGCCGTGATGAGGAGCGTGCGCGTGCGAAGGAGCGCATCTTTTCCGTGCGTGACTCTTTCGGTGGCTGGGATCCGCGCCGTCAGCGCCCTGAGCTGTGGGATCTGTACAACGGCGGCAAGCTCGCCGGTGAGAACATTCGCGTGTTCCCCATCTCCAACTGGACTGAGGCAGATATCTGGGAGTATATCGGTGCGCGCGAGCTGCGCCTGCCGGATATCTACTACTCGCACAAGCGCGAGCTGTTTAACCGCAACGGCATGTGGCTGTCCCCAGGTGACTGGGGCGGGCCAAAGGACGGCGAGACCCTGGAACTCAAGACCGTGCGCTACCGCACCGTGGGCGACATGTCTTGCACGGGTGCTGTGGAATCCACTGCTACCACCCCGGATGAAATTTTGGCAGAGATTTCTATCTCCACGCTGTCAGAGCGCGGCGCAACGCGTGCCGATGACAAGCTATCTGAATCTGCCATGGAAGACCGCAAGAAGGAAGGCTATTTCTGA
- a CDS encoding sulfate adenylyltransferase subunit 1, producing the protein MSSVATLKTRETLRLCTAGSVDDGKSTFVGRLLHDTKSVLADQLESMEKSSKDRGFDGLDLSLLVDGLRAEREQGITIDVAYRYFATDKRTFILADTPGHVQYTRNTVTGMSTSQVVVVLIDARHGVVEQTRRHLNVAALLGVRHVILGVNKIDLVDFSESVFREIETEFNAAAHRLGIEDTHVVPISALRGDNVVEPSTNMPWYDGPTVLEVLEDFPVNRGRAADLDFRLPIQYVIREHATDYRGYAGRIEAGSVKVGDTVHLEGGRTTTVTHIDRPEASESAAHGDSVTLRLADDIDLARGDLISGAARPESVRSFAATVVALTEKDLQVGPMYKIRYGTKLVKGRITAIERSLDLDNVADDVLEPEKVTLNDIAHITIEVAEELPVEDYAARGAVGNFLLIDPSTGNTLAAGLIGHRLR; encoded by the coding sequence ATGAGCTCGGTGGCAACACTAAAAACCCGCGAAACCCTGCGCCTGTGCACCGCCGGCAGCGTTGATGACGGCAAGTCCACCTTCGTGGGCCGCCTTCTGCACGACACCAAGTCCGTGCTGGCTGACCAGCTAGAATCCATGGAGAAGTCTTCGAAGGACCGCGGCTTTGATGGCCTGGATCTTTCGCTTCTTGTCGATGGCCTCCGTGCCGAGCGCGAGCAGGGCATTACCATCGACGTGGCTTACCGCTACTTCGCCACGGACAAGCGCACCTTCATCCTGGCTGATACTCCAGGCCACGTGCAGTACACCCGCAATACCGTCACCGGTATGTCCACCTCCCAGGTAGTGGTTGTTCTCATCGACGCCCGCCACGGCGTGGTGGAACAAACCCGCCGCCACCTCAACGTTGCAGCGCTGTTGGGTGTGCGCCACGTGATTTTGGGAGTGAACAAGATTGACCTGGTGGACTTCTCTGAGTCCGTATTCCGCGAGATTGAAACCGAGTTCAATGCAGCCGCTCACCGGCTGGGCATCGAAGATACCCACGTGGTCCCAATCTCCGCGCTGCGCGGCGACAACGTCGTGGAGCCTTCCACGAACATGCCATGGTACGACGGCCCCACCGTGCTCGAAGTCCTCGAAGACTTTCCAGTCAACCGCGGCCGTGCCGCTGACCTGGATTTCCGTCTGCCAATTCAGTACGTCATCCGCGAACATGCCACCGATTACCGTGGCTACGCCGGACGCATTGAGGCAGGCTCCGTCAAGGTGGGTGACACCGTGCATCTGGAGGGTGGACGCACGACGACAGTGACGCACATTGACCGTCCGGAGGCATCGGAAAGCGCTGCGCATGGCGACTCTGTAACCTTGCGCTTGGCCGATGACATCGACCTGGCACGCGGCGACCTCATCTCCGGTGCTGCACGCCCGGAGTCGGTGCGCTCCTTCGCGGCAACCGTCGTGGCGCTGACCGAGAAGGACCTGCAGGTCGGACCGATGTACAAGATTCGCTACGGCACCAAGCTGGTCAAGGGACGCATCACCGCGATTGAACGCTCCCTGGACCTGGATAATGTGGCAGATGATGTGCTGGAGCCGGAAAAGGTCACGCTCAATGACATCGCACACATCACCATCGAAGTTGCAGAAGAACTCCCAGTTGAGGACTATGCAGCGCGCGGCGCGGTGGGCAACTTCTTGCTTATCGATCCATCGACGGGAAATACCCTTGCAGCCGGGCTGATTGGTCACCGTCTGCGCTAG
- a CDS encoding phosphoadenylyl-sulfate reductase: MTDLLNAGKEFEDASLSPEGTRDTAPLAADIAEANQALVEQWADKLFDASATDIMEWTAEHAPGRIAVTMSMENTVLAELAAKAGLDADLLFIDTGFHFPETLETADAVEKRYPQLPLKRIKPLLSPEEQDAVYGPRMYSWDLAAYNRMRKVEPLNMAMDEYVGWVTGLRRADSEHRASAPALSLDRTGRLKISPIITWDLDSTDKYIADEDLVIHPLTLQGYRSIGCAPVTFPVGEGDDARSGRVFAGGKTECGLHE, encoded by the coding sequence ATGACAGACCTATTAAATGCGGGCAAGGAATTTGAGGATGCATCGCTAAGCCCTGAAGGCACGCGTGACACCGCGCCTTTAGCGGCTGACATTGCCGAAGCTAACCAAGCTTTAGTGGAGCAGTGGGCAGACAAGCTTTTCGATGCCTCCGCGACCGACATCATGGAATGGACCGCCGAGCATGCGCCCGGGCGCATTGCGGTGACCATGTCGATGGAAAACACCGTGCTGGCGGAACTGGCGGCGAAAGCCGGCCTGGACGCGGACTTGTTATTCATCGATACCGGCTTCCACTTCCCGGAAACCTTAGAAACCGCCGACGCTGTGGAAAAGCGCTATCCACAACTGCCTTTAAAGCGCATTAAGCCTCTGCTGAGCCCTGAGGAACAAGACGCCGTCTACGGACCACGCATGTACAGCTGGGACCTGGCCGCCTACAACCGGATGCGCAAGGTGGAACCGCTGAACATGGCGATGGATGAGTACGTTGGCTGGGTAACCGGCCTGCGCCGCGCAGATTCTGAACACCGCGCCAGCGCGCCTGCGTTGAGCTTGGACCGCACCGGCCGGTTGAAAATCTCCCCGATTATCACCTGGGACTTGGACTCCACCGATAAGTACATTGCGGATGAGGACCTGGTTATCCACCCGCTGACCTTGCAGGGTTACCGTTCCATTGGCTGCGCACCAGTGACGTTCCCGGTTGGTGAAGGCGACGACGCCCGTTCCGGCCGCGTATTTGCCGGTGGCAAAACCGAATGCGGACTGCACGAATAA
- a CDS encoding DUF1707 SHOCT-like domain-containing protein, with the protein MNNKEIRLSDSERNDAMNQLARAVGEGRLSVEEFEQRSDDVMQARYGRDLLPVLRDIPEVRNQEIKEFSRADIERLRADGRKTRLGVALITSLVGLAAGPFTIAATGASFAGVGLGLVFLLAVPTIWILLYVMKVGPDSWHTPSLRKLERERKREIEAQRKDKWSQISDDALGIAQRQLSRWNKK; encoded by the coding sequence ATGAATAACAAAGAAATCCGGTTATCGGACTCCGAACGCAATGACGCGATGAACCAGCTAGCCCGCGCCGTCGGCGAGGGCCGGTTAAGCGTGGAAGAATTCGAGCAGCGCTCCGACGACGTCATGCAAGCCCGCTACGGCCGCGACCTCCTCCCCGTGCTCCGGGACATTCCAGAAGTTCGCAATCAGGAGATTAAAGAGTTCTCGCGCGCGGACATCGAAAGACTGCGCGCGGATGGCCGGAAAACCCGCCTCGGCGTTGCCCTGATTACCTCCCTGGTCGGCCTGGCTGCGGGACCTTTCACCATTGCTGCCACCGGAGCTTCCTTCGCCGGTGTCGGCCTGGGCCTAGTATTTTTGCTTGCGGTGCCCACCATCTGGATTTTGCTGTACGTCATGAAAGTCGGCCCCGACTCCTGGCACACCCCGTCCCTGCGCAAACTAGAACGCGAACGCAAACGCGAAATCGAAGCCCAGCGCAAAGATAAATGGAGCCAAATCTCCGACGACGCCCTCGGAATCGCGCAACGCCAACTGTCAAGGTGGAACAAGAAGTAG
- a CDS encoding nucleosidase, producing the protein MSEHTIDQYNVGQLVSGESLAGRTLFVAAVHGEAERLPKDVPLLITGIGTLPAAISLTTVLARAQAQGALPARVVNVGTAGALRDGMAGVYEVNRVTKHDFHLDDHSGIAQYLLPDAIAIETSGRLPTAGLATGDQFVGDSETRERLAKESSLCDMEGYAVAAACALFGVPVTLLKQISDSADEVAEEAWAQAVPKGARQLFNALGELGLLEE; encoded by the coding sequence ATGAGTGAACACACAATTGATCAATACAATGTTGGCCAGCTGGTCTCCGGAGAGAGCCTAGCTGGCCGCACGCTATTCGTTGCAGCTGTCCACGGTGAGGCCGAGCGGCTGCCGAAGGATGTTCCGCTGCTCATTACCGGAATCGGTACGCTACCGGCGGCGATTTCATTGACTACCGTCTTGGCGCGCGCGCAGGCGCAGGGGGCATTGCCAGCGCGCGTTGTCAACGTTGGTACCGCCGGAGCTCTGCGCGATGGCATGGCCGGGGTTTATGAGGTCAACCGCGTGACCAAGCATGACTTCCACTTGGATGACCACTCTGGTATTGCGCAGTATTTACTTCCCGATGCCATCGCTATCGAAACCTCCGGACGCCTTCCCACCGCGGGCCTGGCTACGGGTGATCAGTTTGTGGGAGATTCCGAAACCCGCGAGCGTTTGGCCAAAGAATCTAGCCTGTGCGATATGGAAGGCTACGCGGTTGCCGCAGCCTGCGCGCTGTTTGGCGTGCCGGTAACCTTGCTGAAGCAAATCTCCGACTCGGCCGATGAGGTCGCTGAAGAAGCCTGGGCACAAGCGGTTCCTAAGGGCGCGCGTCAACTGTTTAACGCGCTTGGTGAACTCGGATTATTGGAAGAATAA
- a CDS encoding bifunctional proline dehydrogenase/L-glutamate gamma-semialdehyde dehydrogenase produces MTTAAHTRLPESDDVEAVVDAAVQRARTWLSAAEGEHDKSTEQLADLLRDEDGVAFTMDFVDRVMRPEDDKVAADALQAITKKFDPSFLGRINGSLVGLGGFFGPILPNLVMPLARLRMRQMVGHLVLDAESDKLNKTLAKAAESGEQLNLNLLGEAVLGEDEARSRAERTLALIRNPLVTYVSVKASSMVAQLNPWDIEGSLKRLKERLLPLYDEAVKRSPSVFINLDMEEYHDLHLTIRLFKELLADPKFKDLEAGIVLQAYLPDTFDSLVELAEFAKERVAAGGAPIKIRFVKGANLSMEHVQGEVHGWPVATYLTKDEVDSNYYRLLDFILRPEYQDSVRIGVATHNLYTAGLAYELGKKRGVLSMMDSEMLQGMSPSQQAAVREMFGRQILYTPVVHMEDFDVAVSYLVRRLEENSAEQNFLYALFAPDVAGDEHLTPLQKQEKVFREAVANRWDAFAGPRRTQNRLEEESGRQAAKIGRFVNEPDTDPALEPNRAWALEALANDPGEHGIEEVTEVDTVNAAVAKAQELGAQWGAKPGDERAQVLEAIGDEIARNRGKLVSVAAYEANKTVTQTDPEISEAIDFCVYYAHSARALETARSEFTPHQVTVVTPPWNFPIAIPTGGMMAALAAGSAVIIKPAPQVVHCAKAVVEAIHTGLEAKGLDKDLVQLVYTDEGDAGKALMSREDVDNVILTGASDTGQLFRSWRPEMNLSAETSGKNALIITPAADPDLAIADLYDSAFGHSGQKCSAASLVIFVGAAGDSDRLRNQLLDAVRTLKVGPGYEIETTMNGLAEAPSDKLLRGLTQLEPGEKWLIKPEKLNEEGTLWSPGVRDNVQPGSWYHLNECFGPVLGIMHAETLEEAVEWQNSTGFGLTGGIHSLNDDELRYWIDNVEVGNAYVNRGITGAIVQRQSFGGWKKSVMGPGAKAGGPNYVAQFGSWADSELSPLDVDITPKITTALRALTDRAESKLGEEDIAWLWRAAELDQLAWQSEFGREHDRTGLIAEANVFRYRPLLDVLRIRVTEGYKLRDVVRQKLAALITGAEIRISAPAEIAAQLSDAGIRVHTQDVKEFAAEVTHAESARIRAIGEVEPEVYEAAVKSNSVVLAQPVLADGRRELLPYLLEQAVTVTMHRFGIIRTVAGIER; encoded by the coding sequence ATGACTACTGCTGCACATACCCGTTTGCCGGAATCAGATGATGTTGAAGCTGTTGTAGACGCAGCCGTCCAGCGCGCACGCACCTGGTTGTCTGCCGCTGAAGGTGAGCATGATAAGTCCACCGAGCAGCTAGCTGACCTGCTGCGCGATGAAGATGGTGTTGCATTCACCATGGACTTCGTGGACCGCGTGATGCGCCCGGAAGATGACAAGGTGGCAGCGGATGCGCTGCAGGCCATCACTAAGAAATTTGATCCGTCCTTCCTCGGCCGCATTAACGGCTCCTTGGTGGGACTGGGTGGATTCTTCGGGCCCATCCTTCCTAACCTGGTCATGCCGTTGGCGCGTTTGCGCATGCGGCAGATGGTTGGCCACTTGGTGCTAGATGCTGAATCCGACAAGTTGAACAAGACCCTGGCAAAAGCGGCGGAGTCCGGTGAGCAACTCAACCTGAACCTGCTTGGTGAGGCTGTGCTGGGTGAAGATGAAGCCCGCTCCCGTGCGGAGCGCACACTGGCGCTTATCCGCAACCCGTTGGTTACTTATGTGTCCGTGAAGGCTTCCTCCATGGTGGCGCAGCTGAACCCGTGGGATATTGAAGGCTCGTTGAAGCGTCTCAAGGAGCGGTTGCTGCCGCTATATGATGAAGCAGTTAAGCGCTCCCCCAGCGTATTCATCAACTTGGACATGGAGGAATACCACGACCTGCACCTGACCATCCGCCTGTTCAAGGAGCTGTTGGCAGACCCGAAGTTCAAGGACCTTGAGGCCGGTATCGTTCTGCAGGCCTACCTGCCGGATACTTTTGACAGCCTGGTGGAGCTCGCTGAGTTTGCCAAGGAACGCGTTGCTGCAGGTGGTGCGCCAATCAAGATTCGCTTTGTAAAAGGCGCGAACCTGTCCATGGAGCACGTCCAGGGCGAGGTGCACGGCTGGCCGGTTGCAACGTATCTGACCAAAGATGAGGTGGACTCGAACTACTACCGTCTGCTGGACTTCATTCTGCGCCCCGAGTACCAAGATTCGGTGCGCATTGGCGTGGCAACCCACAACCTGTACACCGCGGGTCTGGCCTATGAGCTGGGCAAGAAGCGCGGCGTGTTGTCCATGATGGACTCGGAGATGCTGCAGGGCATGTCCCCATCGCAGCAGGCAGCAGTGCGTGAGATGTTCGGCCGCCAGATTCTTTACACCCCGGTTGTGCACATGGAAGACTTCGATGTCGCCGTGTCCTACCTGGTGCGCCGTTTGGAAGAGAACTCCGCGGAGCAAAATTTCCTCTACGCGCTGTTCGCGCCGGATGTTGCAGGTGACGAGCACCTGACGCCGTTGCAGAAGCAGGAAAAGGTCTTTCGCGAAGCAGTTGCTAACCGATGGGACGCTTTCGCCGGCCCACGCCGCACTCAGAACCGTTTGGAAGAAGAAAGCGGCCGTCAGGCTGCCAAGATTGGCCGCTTTGTTAATGAGCCAGATACTGACCCGGCGCTGGAGCCAAACCGCGCGTGGGCGTTGGAGGCGTTGGCGAATGATCCTGGTGAGCACGGCATTGAGGAAGTCACTGAGGTAGACACCGTGAACGCGGCGGTGGCTAAGGCACAGGAGTTGGGTGCGCAGTGGGGCGCAAAGCCTGGCGATGAACGCGCGCAGGTCCTAGAAGCCATTGGTGATGAGATTGCGCGCAACCGCGGCAAGCTGGTCAGCGTTGCAGCTTATGAGGCGAATAAGACTGTCACGCAGACTGACCCAGAGATTTCTGAGGCCATTGACTTCTGTGTCTACTACGCGCATTCCGCGCGTGCCCTGGAAACGGCGCGCTCTGAATTCACCCCGCACCAGGTCACCGTGGTGACCCCACCGTGGAACTTCCCTATCGCTATTCCAACCGGCGGCATGATGGCTGCATTGGCGGCGGGCTCCGCTGTGATTATCAAGCCAGCGCCGCAGGTCGTGCACTGTGCCAAGGCCGTGGTGGAAGCAATTCACACAGGGCTTGAGGCAAAGGGCCTGGATAAGGATTTGGTGCAGCTGGTCTACACCGATGAAGGCGATGCCGGCAAGGCGTTGATGTCCCGTGAGGATGTAGACAATGTCATTCTCACCGGCGCTTCCGATACTGGTCAGCTCTTCCGCTCCTGGCGTCCAGAGATGAACCTGTCGGCGGAGACCTCCGGAAAGAATGCACTGATCATTACCCCGGCGGCGGACCCAGACTTGGCCATCGCGGACCTCTATGACTCAGCGTTTGGTCACTCGGGTCAGAAGTGTTCGGCGGCATCCTTGGTCATCTTCGTCGGCGCTGCGGGCGATTCGGATCGTCTGCGTAACCAACTGCTGGATGCCGTGCGCACCCTAAAGGTCGGACCGGGTTATGAAATTGAAACCACCATGAACGGCCTGGCAGAAGCGCCAAGCGATAAGCTGCTGCGCGGTCTGACCCAGCTGGAGCCGGGCGAGAAGTGGCTGATTAAGCCAGAAAAGCTCAACGAGGAAGGCACCCTGTGGTCCCCGGGCGTTCGCGATAACGTTCAGCCTGGTTCCTGGTACCACCTCAACGAGTGCTTTGGTCCAGTCCTAGGCATCATGCATGCGGAGACTCTGGAAGAGGCAGTCGAGTGGCAGAACTCCACGGGCTTTGGTCTGACCGGTGGTATTCATTCGCTTAATGATGATGAGCTGCGCTATTGGATCGACAATGTCGAGGTCGGCAACGCTTATGTCAACCGCGGTATTACCGGTGCGATTGTGCAGCGTCAGTCCTTCGGCGGCTGGAAGAAGTCCGTGATGGGACCAGGCGCGAAGGCGGGCGGCCCGAACTACGTGGCGCAGTTCGGTTCCTGGGCAGATTCTGAACTCAGCCCGCTGGACGTGGACATCACTCCGAAGATCACCACGGCGTTGCGTGCGCTGACGGATCGTGCGGAGTCCAAGCTGGGCGAAGAGGACATCGCGTGGCTGTGGCGCGCAGCCGAGCTGGACCAGCTGGCGTGGCAGTCGGAGTTTGGCCGCGAGCATGACCGGACCGGACTTATCGCCGAGGCCAACGTCTTCCGCTACCGCCCGCTGCTGGATGTTCTGCGTATCCGCGTGACCGAGGGCTATAAGCTGCGTGACGTGGTGCGCCAGAAGTTGGCTGCGCTAATTACTGGCGCAGAGATCCGTATTTCTGCTCCGGCAGAAATTGCAGCGCAGCTTTCTGATGCCGGCATTCGCGTCCACACCCAGGACGTTAAGGAGTTTGCGGCAGAGGTGACACATGCAGAATCGGCCCGAATTCGCGCTATTGGCGAAGTCGAGCCGGAGGTGTACGAGGCCGCGGTCAAGTCCAACTCGGTGGTCTTGGCGCAGCCCGTGCTTGCCGATGGCCGCCGCGAACTTCTTCCTTACCTACTCGAGCAGGCGGTCACCGTGACCATGCACCGTTTCGGAATCATCCGCACGGTGGCAGGTATTGAGCGTTAA